The DNA sequence CGCTGACGGATCCTCCCGTAGCGACATGGTGTAGTTGCCTGTTGCATTTCCGGAAATGAAAGGTATCCTGAACACCGTTTCGTTCAGGGCACTGGCCTGGTAAGAATAGACTGTCTGTTTTACGGTAGCAGAGTAAGTCCTTGTCCAGTTTGCGAGAGGAATTGAAAATTCTCCAAAATTCAGTATGTTCACTCTCTTCAGATACGGAACGCTGCTGTTCAGTACCGAAAGCTCGGTGATGTTTTCAAGATAGCTTGCAGGACTGTTCAGATTGATTTCATTTCCGCTGCTGCCTATCGAATTGAGCGTACCGCTGAAATTGAAACTCTTCCAGGTCATGTTGTATGCCCCCGCGGTGCCGTTCGGCAGCCACCTCAGAGACATGTTGAGCCTCGTTATTGCAACTAGCCCGATGCCGGATGCTGTCTGAGTGACAGTCAAATTCATGCTGCTGTCCAGGTAGAAAACCTGAATTGAGTCGTTGAAATCCGAAATCGTCTGATTGATTTTTTCTTCATCCTTCAGGCCTAGGGGCGTGGTTGTGTTTACGGACGCGCCAGATGAGAAACCGCCGGTTCCAATTTTTGTGTAATTGGTGAAATTTCCGCCGGTAATATTTATGTATGTTGCGATCTCCGAATTCCAGTAGGCGACCCCGTTTGAAGGATTGAGGTAGATATGCAGGCTTGAGCCTGCTGCAGGAGGAAACACCTGAACAAGGATAAACAGCGATAGCAAAACAGTCAAGACCGATATTGCCTGCGATTTCACAGTGTTCCAGCAACTGTTTTTACTATAATTTTATTGCTGATCGCTTTAGACAGTACCCGCGCCGGATAGCAGTTATCAGCCGCCGGACACCGCCGGAACTATGTCGACAACTGAACTTTTACTGAGTTCTGTTTTCTGTCCGTTGAGAAATCTTATATCCTTCCCGTCCACGTATACATTGATATACCTGCGTATCCGGTCCCCGTCCTCGTATGTCCTTCGTCTGAATTCTTCTCCAAAAATAGAAGCAAGTCTGGAAAAAAGGGCATCTATGCTGCCCTCAAACTCAATTTCAATTTCCCTGTTTCCCTTTGTTATTGACTGCAGTGCAGATGAGAAGTGCACAGTAACCATCAGTTCAAACCTCCGATGCCCTTTTCAAAAATTTTTTCGACCTCTTCAGTATTATTTCCCACCTTATATGTGCGTCCCATTGATTTGGCATCCAGATGCCTTTGAGATTTAAGGCCGTTTCCTGTGATGAGGCATACGATTGTCTCGTCTCTTCCTATTGTCCCGTCCTCCAGCTTCCTGCGCAGGGAGGCAATGACGCATCCTCCTGCAGGTTCGGTGAATACGCCTTCATGACGGGCAAGGAGCATCTGCCCCTCAAAAATCTCTCTGTCATCCGGCGCATCAGCGAAACCTGCGGATTTCCTGATTATGGACAGGGCCTCATAACCCGAGGCAGGATCACCTATTGCCAGCGACTCGGCCACTGTTTCCGGTCTCTCAACAGGATGTATCATGCCATCCGTTCCGGAGTAGGCATCAGAAATCGGAGAGCATCCATACGGCTGCGTGCCTGAAATCATTACTTCTGCAGAATCATCTATGAGACCTGTTTCAGCAAACTCATTTAATCCCTTGCTCACAGCAGTCAGCAGCGCCCCCGAACCCATGGGTACAATTACCCTGTCAGGCAGTGCCCACCCAAGCTGCTCTACCGTTTCCATCGCTATTGTTTTGGATCCCTCCACATAATACGGCCTGAGATTTATGTTGACGAACCCTATCCTGTATCTGTCGGCGATCAGGTTTGAAATCCTGTTTGCTTCATCATATGTTCCGTCAACCTCAATCAGATTTGCACCATATGCCAGCGCCGGCAATATCTTCCCTCTGTCCGTGCTGGACGGAACGAGCACATATGACGGGATACCGTATTTTGCCGATGCTGCAGCTACAGCTCCCGCAAGGTTTCCCGTGGATGCGCAGCCCGAACCCGCGAGACCGAACTCAACGATCTTTGTTATGGACACCGCAACGGGTCTGTCCTTAAAGGAATAAGTCGGAT is a window from the Candidatus Sysuiplasma jiujiangense genome containing:
- the thrC gene encoding threonine synthase is translated as MTLYTSRGGNQRGSYIDGFECKGCGKKFPVGLRNACDECFHSLEVKYRTEEVREFLDRDYIRSQPGSMWRYWPLLPADPVVGADGLNPGMTPLRECRNLARMLGARRILVKDDTVNPTYSFKDRPVAVSITKIVEFGLAGSGCASTGNLAGAVAAASAKYGIPSYVLVPSSTDRGKILPALAYGANLIEVDGTYDEANRISNLIADRYRIGFVNINLRPYYVEGSKTIAMETVEQLGWALPDRVIVPMGSGALLTAVSKGLNEFAETGLIDDSAEVMISGTQPYGCSPISDAYSGTDGMIHPVERPETVAESLAIGDPASGYEALSIIRKSAGFADAPDDREIFEGQMLLARHEGVFTEPAGGCVIASLRRKLEDGTIGRDETIVCLITGNGLKSQRHLDAKSMGRTYKVGNNTEEVEKIFEKGIGGLN
- a CDS encoding MoaD family protein, whose amino-acid sequence is MVTVHFSSALQSITKGNREIEIEFEGSIDALFSRLASIFGEEFRRRTYEDGDRIRRYINVYVDGKDIRFLNGQKTELSKSSVVDIVPAVSGG